From a region of the Rhinolophus sinicus isolate RSC01 linkage group LG04, ASM3656204v1, whole genome shotgun sequence genome:
- the ZNF79 gene encoding zinc finger protein 79 isoform X1 — protein sequence MLEEGEPPSPDTTVIQEESTREEGMVAGLTAGPHGSMPFSTVTVAFTHEEWSYSGPALRDRSKEGRPDKARNLVLLGLPVSQPGMNSQLEQREGPWMLEGKGLRSTCPDWKIVSKSPEQDISEDSFQDRSVEMPPGESDHRNSELMKSFNLRPVLSPQQRVPMEVRPRKGETQTKSFRKTSSIIKSHRVKPYACNECGKAFSYCSSLSQHQKSHTGEKPYECSECGKAFSQSSSLIQHQRIHTGEKPYKCSECGRAFSQNANLTKHQRTHTGEKPYKCTECEKAFSDCSALVQHQRIHTGEKPYECSDCGKTFRHSANLTNHQRTHTGEKPYKCSECGKAFSYCAAFIQHQRIHTGEKPYKCKVCGKAFSQSANLTNHQRTHTGEKPYKCSECGKAFSQSTNLIIHQKTHTGEKPYKCNECGKFFSESSALIRHHIIHTGEKPYECNECGKAFNQSSSLSQHQRIHTGVKPYQCSQCGKAFRCSSAFIRHQRLHAGEELGT from the exons ATGCTGGAGGAAGGAG aaCCTCCTTCTCCAGACACTACAGTGATCCAAGAGGAGAGCACAAGAGAGGAAGGAATGGTGGCTGGTCTCACAGCTGGGCCCCAT GGATCCATGCCCTTCAGCACTGTGACTGTAGCTTTTACCCATGAAGAGTGGAGCTACTCAGGTCCTGCTCTAAGGGACAGGTCCAAGGAGGGGAGACCAGACAAGGCCAGGAACCTGGTCCTATTGG GACTTCCAGTTTCCCAGCCTGGCATGAACTCCCAGTTGGAGCAAAGGGAAGGCCCATGGATGCTGGAGGGAAAGGGCCTAAGGAGTACCTGTCCAG ACTGGAAGATTGTATCTAAATCACCAGAGCAAGACATTTCTGAAGACTCATTCCAAGACAGAAGTGTAGAGATGCCGCCTGGAGAGTCAGATCACAGGAACAGTGAACTGATGAAAAGCTTCAACCTGAGACCAGTCCTCTCTCCCCAACAGAGAGTTCCCATGGAAGTGCGACCCCGTAAAGGTGAAACGCAAACAAAGAGCTTCAGGAAGACTTCAAGTATCATTAAATCTCACAGAGTGAAACCGTACGCATGTAATGAATGTGGCAAAGCCTTCAGTTactgttcttccctttcccagcaTCAGAAGAGccacactggggagaagccctatgAGTGCAGCGAGTGCGGCAAGGCCTTCAGCCAGAGCTCCTCGCTTATCCAGCACCAGAGGATTCACACCGGAGAGAAACCTTACAAATGCAGCGAATGTGGAAGAGCCTTCAGCCAGAACGCAAACCTCACAAAACACCAGCGAACTCACACTGGAGAAAAGCCCTACAAGTGTACCGAGTGTGAGAAAGCCTTCAGTGACTGCTCAGCCCTGGTCCAGCACCAGAGaatccacactggagagaagccctaCGAATGCAGTGACTGCGGGAAGACCTTCCGGCACAGCGCCAACCTCACCAACCACCAGCGGACTCACACGGGGGAGAAGCCCTACAAGTGCAGCGAGTGCGGGAAGGCCTTCAGTTACTGCGCAGCGTTTATTCAGCATCAGAGGAtccacacaggggagaaaccctacaAATGTAAGGTATGCGGGAAGGCCTTCAGCCAGAGCGCCAACCTCACCAACCACCAGCGGACTCACACGGGAGAGAAGCCCTACAAGTGCAGCGAGTGCGGGAAGGCCTTCAGTCAAAGCACAAATCTCATCATCCACCAAAAGacccacactggggagaagccatataaatgtaatgaatgtgggaaattcTTCAGTGAGAGCTCAGCCCTTATTCGACATCACAtaattcacactggagaaaaaccctaCGAGTGCAATGAGTGTGGAAAAGCATTTAACCAGAGTTCATCCCTGAGTcagcatcagagaattcacactggtgTGAAACCCTACCAGTGCAGCcagtgtgggaaggccttcaggTGTAGCTCAGCTTTCATCAGACATCAGAGACTCCATGCTGGAGAGGAACTGGGAACATGA
- the ZNF79 gene encoding zinc finger protein 79 isoform X2: protein MVAGLTAGPHGSMPFSTVTVAFTHEEWSYSGPALRDRSKEGRPDKARNLVLLGLPVSQPGMNSQLEQREGPWMLEGKGLRSTCPDWKIVSKSPEQDISEDSFQDRSVEMPPGESDHRNSELMKSFNLRPVLSPQQRVPMEVRPRKGETQTKSFRKTSSIIKSHRVKPYACNECGKAFSYCSSLSQHQKSHTGEKPYECSECGKAFSQSSSLIQHQRIHTGEKPYKCSECGRAFSQNANLTKHQRTHTGEKPYKCTECEKAFSDCSALVQHQRIHTGEKPYECSDCGKTFRHSANLTNHQRTHTGEKPYKCSECGKAFSYCAAFIQHQRIHTGEKPYKCKVCGKAFSQSANLTNHQRTHTGEKPYKCSECGKAFSQSTNLIIHQKTHTGEKPYKCNECGKFFSESSALIRHHIIHTGEKPYECNECGKAFNQSSSLSQHQRIHTGVKPYQCSQCGKAFRCSSAFIRHQRLHAGEELGT from the exons ATGGTGGCTGGTCTCACAGCTGGGCCCCAT GGATCCATGCCCTTCAGCACTGTGACTGTAGCTTTTACCCATGAAGAGTGGAGCTACTCAGGTCCTGCTCTAAGGGACAGGTCCAAGGAGGGGAGACCAGACAAGGCCAGGAACCTGGTCCTATTGG GACTTCCAGTTTCCCAGCCTGGCATGAACTCCCAGTTGGAGCAAAGGGAAGGCCCATGGATGCTGGAGGGAAAGGGCCTAAGGAGTACCTGTCCAG ACTGGAAGATTGTATCTAAATCACCAGAGCAAGACATTTCTGAAGACTCATTCCAAGACAGAAGTGTAGAGATGCCGCCTGGAGAGTCAGATCACAGGAACAGTGAACTGATGAAAAGCTTCAACCTGAGACCAGTCCTCTCTCCCCAACAGAGAGTTCCCATGGAAGTGCGACCCCGTAAAGGTGAAACGCAAACAAAGAGCTTCAGGAAGACTTCAAGTATCATTAAATCTCACAGAGTGAAACCGTACGCATGTAATGAATGTGGCAAAGCCTTCAGTTactgttcttccctttcccagcaTCAGAAGAGccacactggggagaagccctatgAGTGCAGCGAGTGCGGCAAGGCCTTCAGCCAGAGCTCCTCGCTTATCCAGCACCAGAGGATTCACACCGGAGAGAAACCTTACAAATGCAGCGAATGTGGAAGAGCCTTCAGCCAGAACGCAAACCTCACAAAACACCAGCGAACTCACACTGGAGAAAAGCCCTACAAGTGTACCGAGTGTGAGAAAGCCTTCAGTGACTGCTCAGCCCTGGTCCAGCACCAGAGaatccacactggagagaagccctaCGAATGCAGTGACTGCGGGAAGACCTTCCGGCACAGCGCCAACCTCACCAACCACCAGCGGACTCACACGGGGGAGAAGCCCTACAAGTGCAGCGAGTGCGGGAAGGCCTTCAGTTACTGCGCAGCGTTTATTCAGCATCAGAGGAtccacacaggggagaaaccctacaAATGTAAGGTATGCGGGAAGGCCTTCAGCCAGAGCGCCAACCTCACCAACCACCAGCGGACTCACACGGGAGAGAAGCCCTACAAGTGCAGCGAGTGCGGGAAGGCCTTCAGTCAAAGCACAAATCTCATCATCCACCAAAAGacccacactggggagaagccatataaatgtaatgaatgtgggaaattcTTCAGTGAGAGCTCAGCCCTTATTCGACATCACAtaattcacactggagaaaaaccctaCGAGTGCAATGAGTGTGGAAAAGCATTTAACCAGAGTTCATCCCTGAGTcagcatcagagaattcacactggtgTGAAACCCTACCAGTGCAGCcagtgtgggaaggccttcaggTGTAGCTCAGCTTTCATCAGACATCAGAGACTCCATGCTGGAGAGGAACTGGGAACATGA
- the ZNF79 gene encoding zinc finger protein 79 isoform X3 encodes MPPGESDHRNSELMKSFNLRPVLSPQQRVPMEVRPRKGETQTKSFRKTSSIIKSHRVKPYACNECGKAFSYCSSLSQHQKSHTGEKPYECSECGKAFSQSSSLIQHQRIHTGEKPYKCSECGRAFSQNANLTKHQRTHTGEKPYKCTECEKAFSDCSALVQHQRIHTGEKPYECSDCGKTFRHSANLTNHQRTHTGEKPYKCSECGKAFSYCAAFIQHQRIHTGEKPYKCKVCGKAFSQSANLTNHQRTHTGEKPYKCSECGKAFSQSTNLIIHQKTHTGEKPYKCNECGKFFSESSALIRHHIIHTGEKPYECNECGKAFNQSSSLSQHQRIHTGVKPYQCSQCGKAFRCSSAFIRHQRLHAGEELGT; translated from the coding sequence ATGCCGCCTGGAGAGTCAGATCACAGGAACAGTGAACTGATGAAAAGCTTCAACCTGAGACCAGTCCTCTCTCCCCAACAGAGAGTTCCCATGGAAGTGCGACCCCGTAAAGGTGAAACGCAAACAAAGAGCTTCAGGAAGACTTCAAGTATCATTAAATCTCACAGAGTGAAACCGTACGCATGTAATGAATGTGGCAAAGCCTTCAGTTactgttcttccctttcccagcaTCAGAAGAGccacactggggagaagccctatgAGTGCAGCGAGTGCGGCAAGGCCTTCAGCCAGAGCTCCTCGCTTATCCAGCACCAGAGGATTCACACCGGAGAGAAACCTTACAAATGCAGCGAATGTGGAAGAGCCTTCAGCCAGAACGCAAACCTCACAAAACACCAGCGAACTCACACTGGAGAAAAGCCCTACAAGTGTACCGAGTGTGAGAAAGCCTTCAGTGACTGCTCAGCCCTGGTCCAGCACCAGAGaatccacactggagagaagccctaCGAATGCAGTGACTGCGGGAAGACCTTCCGGCACAGCGCCAACCTCACCAACCACCAGCGGACTCACACGGGGGAGAAGCCCTACAAGTGCAGCGAGTGCGGGAAGGCCTTCAGTTACTGCGCAGCGTTTATTCAGCATCAGAGGAtccacacaggggagaaaccctacaAATGTAAGGTATGCGGGAAGGCCTTCAGCCAGAGCGCCAACCTCACCAACCACCAGCGGACTCACACGGGAGAGAAGCCCTACAAGTGCAGCGAGTGCGGGAAGGCCTTCAGTCAAAGCACAAATCTCATCATCCACCAAAAGacccacactggggagaagccatataaatgtaatgaatgtgggaaattcTTCAGTGAGAGCTCAGCCCTTATTCGACATCACAtaattcacactggagaaaaaccctaCGAGTGCAATGAGTGTGGAAAAGCATTTAACCAGAGTTCATCCCTGAGTcagcatcagagaattcacactggtgTGAAACCCTACCAGTGCAGCcagtgtgggaaggccttcaggTGTAGCTCAGCTTTCATCAGACATCAGAGACTCCATGCTGGAGAGGAACTGGGAACATGA
- the RPL12 gene encoding large ribosomal subunit protein uL11: MPPKFDPNEVKVVYLRCTGGEVGATSALAPKIGPLGLSPKKVGDDIAKATGDWKGLRITVKLTIQNRQAQIEVVPSASALIIKALKEPPRDRKKQKNIKHSGNITFDEIVNIARQMRHRSLARELSGTIKEILGTAQSVGCNVDGRHPHDIIDDINSGAVECPTS, from the exons ATGCCGCCTAAGTTCGACCCCAACGAGGTCAAAGTCG TATACCTGAGGTGCACCGGTGGGGAAGTGGGTGCCACATCTGCCCTGGCCCCCAAGATCGGCCCCCTGGGTCTG TCTCCAAAAAAGGTTGGTGATGACATCGCTAAAGCAACCGGTGATTGGAAGGGTCTGAGGATCACAGTGAAACTGACCATTCAGAACAGACAGGCCCAG ATTGAGGTGGTAccttctgcctctgccctgaTCATCAAAGCCCTCAAAGAACcaccaagagacagaaagaagcaaaaaaaca ttaAGCACAGTGGGAATATCACTTTTGACGAGATCGTCAACATTGCCCGGCAGATGCGGCACCGATCTTTAGCTAGAGAACTCTCTG GAACCATTAAAGAGATCTTGGGGACGGCCCAGTCTGTGGGCTGCAATGTTGATGGTCGTCACCCTCATGACATCATAGATGACATCAACAGTGGTGCCGTGGAATGCCCCACC aGTTAa